The Teredinibacter sp. KSP-S5-2 genomic interval TTACAAACTGCATTGACTACATTCAAAAATAATCCAACCCAAGAGAATTTGGATGCTGCAAAAATTGCGTGGCTTGTTGCGCGTGAGCCATACGGACAAACAGAAGTTTACCGTTTCCGTTTAAGCCCAATTGATTCAACCGATTACCAAAACGAAGACGGGCCAGAAGGTGACATTAACGCCTGGCCTTTGGGGGAAGCGTTAATTGATTACACCATTTCGGGTACGGATTTTGGGCCGGATCAAACGGATGTTACCAGTCATACCACGGGTGTTAATTTCCCCACAGAAAATATCATCAATTCTTCAGTAGCCATTGATGCAAACCTTATTGCTAAAACGGCAACTGCTGCCGATGAGCACGATGTTATTTCCGGTTATCACGCGATTGAATTTATGTTGTGGGGGCAAGACCTCAACTTGGATGGCAGTGCTGACACAGAAGCCAGCCGTGAGGCATCGACTGTTGATTCAAATGGTTTATTAACCTCCGGTGGCCACCGTCCGTTGACAGACTTTACGACAGATGTGAATGCGTCAAGACGCCATTTATTTATGGAAGTGGTCGCTGCCAAATTGATTGAAGATCTCACAAGTGTACGAGATGGATGGGCAACAGGAGCAAGTTACCGCACAGCCTTCACCACTATCAATAGTGAAACCGAAGCTCTTCAAAAACTGGCTGAGGTGTTAACGGGTATGGGGACGCTTTCGGAAGGTGAACTCGCCGGGGAACGGATGCAAATTGCATTTAGTTCAAACTCGCAGGAAGACGAACACTCATGTTTTTCTGACAATACCCATCGAGATATCTGGCTCAATGCCGAGGGTGTTTCTAACAGCTATTTTGGTGAGTACGCTGGCTACGATAGTACTTTAGATGGCACAGATAACGAAAACGCTCGCGCAGTATCGGGGTATGGTTTTGATGATTTACTGGCGGATATGAACCAAACGTCTTTAGCGGCACAAATGCATGCAGCCTTGTCTGATACTGAGGACGGTTATATCAGCATTGATTCGGAAGCGCGTGCTGGATCTCCAGTGGATGTGTTGATTATGGATGCGAACAGAAACAACACAAACCCAATGTACGCCACAATTATCGCGTTAAATGCACAATCAGCAATTATTTCTGATATTGCCGATGCATTAGGTATTACGGCGGCGGTTGTTGATGATAATGCGTCAGGTTGTAACACCACAAATCCCAACCAATCTTGCGAATAAACACGATTAGGAACCAATCCAGGCCAACCATTACTTACGAGTAACGGTTGGTTTTTATCGCCAGCTTATGTCTGATTGGACACTGGTGTTGAGTTAGGCTTTCGTTTCAACATGAAAAGTCAGACATTTTTTTCTGATTAAAAGAGCACAAAAATGCTGGCCTTAACCTCTCATATACAGGTTATTAAATTGAGTATTGTAAAATATATATGCACAATGCGCCGATTTACTGTTGAGTTTATGTTTTTTTCTGCACTGGCTACTTTAGTTGGGTGTAAAAAAACAGACAATCAATATGCGATTAAATCTGCCCCAACTTTTTCTGAAGCGGAGCATTATCCAGCGGGCGATGCAACGGTTTCATATTTGCCAAGAGCCAGTTTTGAGTTACCCGCGGCTAATTTACCACAAGCGTTAAAATCGGAATTTTATGCGGGAAAAGCATTGGCTAATCAGCCGTGGGTAAAAGCACCTACCATTACCACGGCAAGAGATGGACTTGGGCCTATATACAATGCACGTACTTGTCTGGCGTGTCATATTAACGGTGGAAAAGGGTTGGTTCCCGAATCGACGGATCAACCTCTCTTTAGTGCTTTTGTTCGTGTAAGCCTCCCCGGTGAAGGGGAAAAAGAACAGGGCGCGTTGTTTTTAACTCAGTATGGTGACCAGCTTCAAACACAATCTGTCGCTCTTGCTCATCAATTACAAAAAAACTGGCCGGACAAAATAAAAAATGATGTCGCGCCGGAAGCGTATGTTTACCTGAAATGGAAAACAAAAAACTTTATTTATCCCGATGGTGACAGCGTAACGCTAAGATGGCCAGAGCTGGATATTCGACATTTGGCTTATGGCTCTCTACCTGAAGAAACACTTACCAGCTTAAGGGTCGCTCCGGCCATTATGGGGGCTGGATTAATTGAACTTATTCCACAATCCTCGATAAACGCACTCGCGGACGCCGATGACAAAAACGGCGATGGAATATCCGGCAGAGTAAATAAAGTGTGGGATGCTGTTACTCAGTCTACACAGTCAGGACGTTTTGGATTAAAAGCGAATAGACCCAATATGGATATGGTGGTTGCCGGTGCTTTTGCCAATGACATCGGGGTGACAAATCCGTTATTTCCGGGTCAACCGTGCACGAAAATGCAGGCTAGTTGTTTAAATCAGCCCTCGGGGGATGATGCAGAAGGCGTAGAACTACCCCAACATCTATTGAATTTGGTGATCAATTTTAATCGTAATGTTGGTGTGCCTGCGCGAAGAAAAATACATGGTGAAGCAGGCATCCGCGGCAGAGAAATTTTCTATCA includes:
- a CDS encoding imelysin family protein → MKFLHLAAGVAAISLLASCGGGGSSSGGGSSSSSSSSSGGMSLQLDNVRSLLKTNADIAFAAYSDAVDTAVDLQTALTTFKNNPTQENLDAAKIAWLVAREPYGQTEVYRFRLSPIDSTDYQNEDGPEGDINAWPLGEALIDYTISGTDFGPDQTDVTSHTTGVNFPTENIINSSVAIDANLIAKTATAADEHDVISGYHAIEFMLWGQDLNLDGSADTEASREASTVDSNGLLTSGGHRPLTDFTTDVNASRRHLFMEVVAAKLIEDLTSVRDGWATGASYRTAFTTINSETEALQKLAEVLTGMGTLSEGELAGERMQIAFSSNSQEDEHSCFSDNTHRDIWLNAEGVSNSYFGEYAGYDSTLDGTDNENARAVSGYGFDDLLADMNQTSLAAQMHAALSDTEDGYISIDSEARAGSPVDVLIMDANRNNTNPMYATIIALNAQSAIISDIADALGITAAVVDDNASGCNTTNPNQSCE
- a CDS encoding di-heme oxidoredictase family protein, with protein sequence MLALTSHIQVIKLSIVKYICTMRRFTVEFMFFSALATLVGCKKTDNQYAIKSAPTFSEAEHYPAGDATVSYLPRASFELPAANLPQALKSEFYAGKALANQPWVKAPTITTARDGLGPIYNARTCLACHINGGKGLVPESTDQPLFSAFVRVSLPGEGEKEQGALFLTQYGDQLQTQSVALAHQLQKNWPDKIKNDVAPEAYVYLKWKTKNFIYPDGDSVTLRWPELDIRHLAYGSLPEETLTSLRVAPAIMGAGLIELIPQSSINALADADDKNGDGISGRVNKVWDAVTQSTQSGRFGLKANRPNMDMVVAGAFANDIGVTNPLFPGQPCTKMQASCLNQPSGDDAEGVELPQHLLNLVINFNRNVGVPARRKIHGEAGIRGREIFYQIGCSLCHQPSFKTAKSDVYPHLSEQTIWPYSDFLLHDMGKDLADGRPDFGASGSEWRTPPLWGVGLSQEVNGSNALLHDGRAKTVEEAILWHGGEAEQSKTLFVGLTKTDRDALIRFVNSL